Part of the Musa acuminata AAA Group cultivar baxijiao chromosome BXJ2-7, Cavendish_Baxijiao_AAA, whole genome shotgun sequence genome is shown below.
CGATAGCATGCATAACAACAGCATTTTcctgttaataaaaaaaaaaatcacatgaaGTACTTGGACATCAGTGTTCCTACCCAAGACTCCAACACCTTTCAGTACAGACCTTGATTTCAACATCATCCAAGATGATGCAACTGATGAGCCTCACACCAGCTCCAATACGAGCATTTGCAGAAATGGAGACATTAGGACCAATCTGTTCCACCAAACCAGAATTATATCAGTATATAATACTAAGTTATCATATATATCCTTGTTTTATTCTCAATTCTAAAAAGATGAATCTTTGGTTGTCTTAGCCAAATATTTTTTATCGGACATATAGAGTTGCCCTTATAGATTCTTGCTGCCTTTTTTTTTTAAGGCTgcatgatatttcaatccttgcctcTTTCAAGATCATATGAAAATTCTATTGTTAGTCATTGGAGCCAGACTCAAGCATTATATCTTATTTATAGACCTCTAAAATATCAATTTCAAACCTTGGTCCTCATCAACCATAATACCAGAGGTCTTAATCATGAACTGACATATCGCCTGAAACGGTATGGTATGGGCAGTATGTATTGGTCTAGGCATGGGCCGATAGACGGACCACCCCTATTTTGGGCAGTctggttaaaataataaaaattcaagAAAGTGGTGGGCCCCTGTCCAACTCAGCATAAAAAAACAAAAGTTCACAAGCCCTTTTCTTGGGTACGATGCTGCTGTGATGCTGCTGCCACTTCGTTCACTGCTGCTTCTGCTTTGACGctgcttcttttcctcttctttcttcttcttcctccgccgctttttcttcttccttcttcctctgttCCTCCACCACCATTTTCTCTTCATCCTTTTTTTCTTCCTCATCAAAACACTGGTACGCACCGGTGTACCTTGTGATGGTATACTGGTACGGACTGATAAGTACGGATCCAACAAATTGTCGAAATGGGTTCAGTGCCCAAAAAGGCAATCCTTGATTTTAATATTATAGCACATTGAGAAGTGTAAAACAGTGGAGGACCATAAAGAAAGATAACCTTTGCACTTGGATGTACTTTTGCTGATGGATGAATATAAACATCACCAATGATGGTGGGACTTTTACTGCCATTCCCTGTAGCAAGAAGATGTGGAGAAATACAACGATATTGGGCCAGATACAAGGCAGAACATCTCAAAGATATCCTGAAACATTATATGAATGCAGAAACTGTACGTAAAAAACAATTCTGAAACAAAAGAAATTTCACATGTTGACAACACTTCCTCACCCTGGGGTCTTGATCTGTTCCCAAAAGTCAAGCGTCTCATATGTATAGAGTTTCTTCTTTCCAGCAAGAGGAGACAATATATCCTGATCCAGCCTAACATAGTCTGCAGGAAGTGTTCTGCTTAAAACAAATGTCAGCATATTGAAGAAACATTCATCAAATGACGGATGTTACCTAGATGAAAAGAAACAAATGTCAGCCTACCAAAGCTGAGTTGCCTAGATGAAAAGAAAACTATAGCTTCCAAGTTGAGTACTGTTGATCGTATGACAGATTGTTGGaacaaatatgatgattgtactacTAATTAGTAAAACATGGAAACCCCATGAAAAGCCTAGGCAGAAGACCTAGGCATAAGATGTCTAGAAACAATTGGTATAGATTTTGTATTCTTTTTAGTATTCATTGCCCAAACATGTGCCAAATGGCTGGTAAATTCCTAGAGAACATAAGTTTCAGCTCTACCATAGTGAATTTTCAACATAAAATATATTAGGAACAGTGCTCATCTCCCTTAGTTTCACATTGATCAAACTTCTGACCACAATCCTAAGACTTGTTAGGTGTTCATTTCCATGAGTCTTTTATGGGTGCTTTGTTGGGAAATGCCTCTTAAGATAGTAGCATAATATAAGTAgaggaagaatcaaacattggaaCTTTTATAAGAAAGTGAAAACATAAGATATGATACTTAAGAACAAGAAGAATTCCATGCATCAGTGCTAAAATCACTTGACAAGCCACTGAAATTATTGTATTCATATACAAACTAGCAAAAGAACTACTTGTGAATATTCATTGCTTAATAACTAGACTTCCCCATCCTATTAGTCAAAACTATTTGAAATACTTAAGCAGCTGCTTAAGCAAATAAAAGAATTCGTGACCATCTAGGTCCCTCCAAGAGCCTGGTCATCTAGCTCAGGCACCTAGGTCACAACATTGTTCCTAATTGATTATTGATAATGAAACTAGGTATTCCGAATCATAATTCTAGCTCGCCAAAATTGTTTATAGGGAAAATTTTTTGCTTTTATTACTTAATTTTGATCTCAATGATTcctttttttacttttaaaataaaaaacaaacctCAGCTGGCAAATACCTTTGTGAATCATCTTTTGCTACTGTTCTCTCATAAACATTATGAATGTGTTCAATGTGTTTTTTCAATTTCACTGAGAGGTATTACTATGTTAATTAATTACAACAGGCTAATCTGATCTAATTAGATGAAGGAATTCAAGATGCAAACTGAATGTAGAAGTCCAAAAATAGCACTGTTCATACTTTGTTGCTGATTGGAGAGCTTCAAAGCTGTTCATACGGAGCAAGTTAGCTGAAAAAATGAAACGGTCAGAAAGCGAACTAAGCattcttttttatataaaaatgtaaATCAGAAAACCTACAAGCACAGAATAAACTTAAGGAACTATTACAATATTCTTGTGAGTTAGACAGTCCCAAGTTGGAAAACACGAGCAAACACCAAAAGCTCATCAATTATTCTATTGCAGCAACATCATACAATTTTCCACAATCATAAGGAAAAAGGTCTATTGACTATGCAATAGATGTTACTAAAAAAGAACAGCTCTTAATTGGTTGTATGAATAAACAGCCGTCGATTTCTTTCTTTTCTGCTTTGGCCATATTCCATTAAATTTACGTTCTTCTAAAGCAGTATGTTGAGCAGAGAAAGAAATTGTCAGTCTATTTTCTGTCAATATCAATTTAATTGACACTTGGCGGCATGATGACATCCAAGCGGCTTGCACATGTGACCCAGATCTATGTTCTATCTTTGGACACACATGATCCATCTCCCCCAAACAAAATTTTAAGGTAACATGGATTTTTCTTGTTGATAATAGAAGTATTACAAACTCAGCAACAAGCATAAGTGCATTACCAACGATATGAATGAAATAGTTTATTAGCTAAAGCACTTCCTGATTTCTATATCTCTGTGTCTTCTTTTTCCCATGAGTTCACCTATTAAGACCTTTAAGCCTATCTGAGGTCTTCCAAAAGTAAATGATTTTCAATCGCAAGTATCTCTATGATTGTAGCCACCAGTCACCATTTGTACAAGACCAAAGTCAATTACTATTTGAACATCAAACCATATTAATGCTCTCTGCTTTCATATGGACCATAATTATAAGTAAAATAACTGAACACAATATAATGATCAAGTAGCAGATGCTATTCACAAGAAACTAAAGTTTCACTTTTTTTATTTAGTGTTCACATGTAGGAGACCCATATGGTTTGAGCTCATCATGCTGAACCACTCTACAATCCTTTTTATTTGCCTTTATATATCTTTCTATCTAATAATCACTTTGTGTATTTTCTTTTTCTGCACCACCAACAGCACTTGAAAAGGAAATACAATGGTTAAAGTAGATCACTTTTTGGAGCTTAATTAAAAAATGAAGCAGGCAGAAGACACTACCAGTCATATACTACAGGCTAAAATGActtgcatttgcttttgtatAACAGATAAAATTATCTCCAAACACAAGAAGGCCATGCATTACAGAGGAAAATGATCTGTGTAACATATCTCAATCTATGTTAAAACTTGCACAAAAATAGATTAAACTTCACAAGTAGAAAACTAATTCAATTTCAAGATGTAATAAAATATCCATGAATGATAGAAAGGCATTTGTTTTGGATCAAGTTTCATGACATCCACATTGCTAAACAAAATAGACGGTTAACACTGTGATACAACTATTTCAAAGATACAAATAAAACATGGAAAATATCTACCTGTGTCTTTCCTTAGTATAAAGACACTTTGGATGGCAGGAAAGATATCTGGTGTAAATATGTACACACCACAATTTATTCGGTCACTCACCTACAAAGCAGAATATTTATGGTTGTCATACTAACTTGCTAGAAAGACATACCACACTTGGAGATCAGAGAAAATAAAAACGGCATGCATAAAACAGAAGAATTAATATGTTGTTGAAATAAAAGAAGAATAAACTGCATACTTACAAAAGTTTCTGGTTTCTCAGTATAGTGGAGCAGCTCATTTGTAACAGGGTCTGCAACCAACTCACCAAACTGATTGGCTGATTCAGCAGATACCTAGAGAAAAACAAAAACAGAAAACTTTAGCATTGTAGATAACGGCCTGCCAATAACAATATAACACCACCTAGAAATAGCTAGATTAGTTATGGGCAGAGTTTCAGCACCTTAATTACTAATACTGTTCCTAGCCCACCGTATGTTTTATGAGCCTCTGCATCCACAAAGGGCAAAATAGACTTTAAAATCAatatacaagaaaaataaaacaagAAGTACTAATTAAAAGATATGTAGTTGAAATCTTTTAACATCGTGGAAGCAGTTTTCTAACATGACAACAGGCCAAATGGATATCTAAAAGAATTAATGTCTATATCATCGAACCATAGATTCAAAGATCAAGCAAATTTCTGAACTTATATGCAGAATAAGTAAACTTGAGGTAGCTCGAAAACAGGCAGCGATAGAGAGTTGTGGGCTTTGTCCTACAAGCTACAGAAAGGAACTTCTTGACAGAAAAGTGTTAGTATAATAAAAAACAACAGGGAGGAATTTCACCTCTGAAGTAAGAGTAGCTAACACTGATGTGTGTGTGAGTGATTGTGGGCGaggtagatagatagatacatgATAGTGACAATTAACAATTAAGCTTATAAAACTTTTACCATCCCGGACAATAAAAGATGCAAGAAGTAAAAAAAATCAGTATAGAAAGAGCTATATCTGAGGATTACCAAGCATATCTGGCAATGGGAAGCTTGAGCAAACATCACAGTTCAGAAGAACTATATGGGACtgcaaacaaaaaagaaacagGTAAACTAGAAGCACCCGAAAGCCCACATTGAAAACTAACTAATAAAAAAACTAATTTAAGTATGAGAATAAGACACCATAACGACGAACAAAGATTTTCAATCATATAATGAATAGTTGGTTTCAGATATATAAATGAATGGACGAGGCAAAGAGATGCCAAACCGGGTCCTCTTCCATGATATAATCTCTAAAGCTGTAAAGCCCTCCCGCTGAACCATGCGGCTTGTCTTCCCTTAGATACCTTAAGCAGATGAAAGAAGTAAGCAAAAGAACGAACACACCTTTCATCTTTTAGAAATTCATGTGGGCATCGAGAAGTAACTACCGAACAGGGATTCTGAGCTCAATCGAGATGGCTGACACATAAAGCGCAAACTCCCTCTCCTCGTAGAATCCAATAAGATAAATTTGCACCAAATTGGGGATCTACGACAAAAATCAACAAGAGCAAACGGAAGTACTCAGAATTTGGGAACGCACGCAGGATGTAGTAGCAAATAAACACGAAACACACTCTTCTGCAAGCCAAGATCGGGTGATGGACCATCGGCTGACCAGCCAAGGGAAACAACGGCTTCGGAACGTTCAAAGAAAGAGGCCGGAAGCGAGTTCCTGCAGCATAAGATCGTCTTTTCAGCCACAAACCCGTACAATTCACCAAAAACCCCAACCTTTCCAACAGACAAAGAACAAAGAGCTCCAAGATCGCACCTTTTGTGGGACCGCCGACCATGATCACCGCCACCACCCTCTCCTCCGAGATTCCCATCTTGAATAAACGCAAGTCCCAGATACGAAGCAACTCACGGAATCGTTAAGGAGAGGCGAAACCCTAGATATAGAGCAATGCGGGATCGGAACAACGGGCGGGGTGGGGGAGGGAGGAGAGAGCAGAGCGGCGGTGACTGGGGCGTTGAGTGATCCAAGAAAGCGCACGACTCGCGTTTCCCTTCGCTTAAGAACGGGAAGACGGGATTGTTCCGGCGCTAACGTCTCTCTCGTTCTTCGTGTACGTGAAGTAGTGTAAGGTTTTGGGTTTCCAGTCAACGAGTGTCTAAATTAAATGGGTATCGATGACTGGAGGAACACTAATCATCGCGCCTGACGTGTACCGTTAGTAGCCACTGAAGATTAACTCTAATAATACACGTTATTAACTTCTAATTCAAGATCGCCTTATACAATTATCCTAATAAAGCTCCAGAAATGATCAATTTCACATCACTAATAACGCAAATCATGCAAATCTTTAGCCTTTGGATTGTGCCTCAATTACATTTGCAATAATATGAGAAGAAACGAACTCGGCTTCTATGACGACCACACGTCCCCTCCCCTGTCGCTAAGTTGGACGGTGTCACTGATATCCCAAGATAAGCTTGGACGACAGCAGCCTCTCACCTCCACAAGCTCAGAGCAGCAATGGACGACGCTTGGTCTTGGCTCGCTACGCTCCCTGAGCCATCGCAATGGCCTTCCACGCCTCCCTCTCTTGCTCTTGCGTCCGCCGACAGCAAGTCCATCTGCCTCGCCGCCGACCGCACCGCCGGCTCCGACGCCGAGGCCCTCCTCACCTTCTCCATCACATTCTATGGCTTCCACACCTCCAGCCCCTCTCTTACCCTCTGGCTCTCGGACCCCGTCTCCCCCTCCACCCCTCACATCCCTCTCCTCCTCCAGCTCCTCCGCGAGTCCGTCTCCatctctccctcttctttctccttgtcCTCAATGAAGCTCGACCAAGAAGCCGTCTCGGGTGCCCTCGGCGAGGACGAGCAGGCCCGGGCTTTCCTCTCCCTCGCTCTCCTTCTCCGTCTTTTCTGGCTGTGCGCCACTGAAGCCCCCGCCGACGCGGGCTTCCTCTTCTTCCGCGCCCTCGACGCCCCCCTCGAACAAGCCCTCGGCTGCCAGCTCGCCCTGCGCGGCGTCCTCCTCGCGCTGGGGCCGGACGTCGAAGAGAGCTTCATGCGGTCCGTCGGTTACATGCTCTGTAAGTGGTGTATCCTCCGGGAGCTGCAGGGCAGCGGTTCGAGCCGCCTCCTCCCGCCCGGCTGTTGCCCCTCCTACGCGGCGGAGAGGCACGGGCTCTGGGTCCTGAGGGGCTTCGCGCCGGTGCCGGCCATGGCCCGAGTCGGCGTCACTGGATCGACCGGTGGCCCGAAACTGGAGGCAAAGGACTCTGTGCTGCGCTATGCCTTGGCCCATCAGCAGCTGGAAGCCGTGGTCCAGTTAGAGTACAACGTCTGCATGCGTGACCCACGCTTCATCCGGGTGAGCGTTCGCGTCGACAACATACGGCTCCACGTGGTCCGGCTCCGTTTCGGGCGGCGCAAGGACGGGGAGGACCGCGAGGAGGCAGGGGATGATGAAGACGACGTAGTGGGGGAACGGCACTTCCCGTCGCGGGCCCGAGTGTGGGTGGGGCCGGAGCTGGGATCGAGCTACGCCACCGGTCCGAGTCTGGGCCGGTCGAGCGGGAACCCGGAGCGAGAGGCGGAGGCGATGCGGACGGTGAAGGGGCGGTTTGGGGGCGGGAAGACAGCCGGGGTGAAGGCGGCGGCGAGGACGGCGACGAGGGTGCGAGCGCGGAGCTGGCGTTGGGAGCAGGAGGCGGAGGGCGGGGCGGGGGTGTTCGAGGGGGTGCTCCACGACGGCGCCACGGGGACGGAGGTGGCAGCGTGGAGGCCGGTCGTCggcgcaggcggcggcggcggaggggacCCAAGGGGCGGGATGAGGCGGAGGTACAGCGGATGGGGAAGGGCGTTCAGCAAGGCGGGTGGGGTGGTGGTGGCTGGGGACGAGGTGCCGGAGGCGGTGGAGTGGAGGGTGGGGAGGGAGATGGAGGGGAGGGTGGTGAGGTGGAGGCTCGCGGGTCGGGTGTGGGTGAGTTACTTCGCCAATGACGTGAAGACGGGCTACTTCGAGACGAGGAGCGTGGAATGGAGGGAGGCCGTGGACTTGGCTTTAATCGCAGGAACAAACGAGCTTCCAGTAATAACATGACCGTCGTTCGTATGAAGTCAAAATTATCGCAGTCGTCGTACATTTGTCAGTCAAAATTGTAACCTCAGTCAAAAGTATCGAAGTATTAGTCACGTATCTCTTATTGTCGTGGAAAGATGAAGTAAAGTGTCTTATTTCAGGCATGGATCTTCATTTTAGATCCATTAATATTATCATATTATATACTGTATGTATATTCGCAAAAAAATCTGGCCCTCGATCAAAATCTAATACTTTGCAATCCTCAATTTATATTCAAATATTAATTGGTAAGACACTTGCATGTAATTGCATCGTTTCTTGATATTAGATGTGATAGGGCGTATTTTGCTATCGCTCCTGTGGTCACGGTCACCAAATATGTTAGCACGGACATAGAGCCTCGAGACTGAGATGGAGCGTTGCATAGAATGTGTCATCTCGAACTCGAGAGGACGATCGTCCCTTCCCACATCATCCGGAGCTACACGAGACAACGTCGTACGGCACAAAAGTTACTCCGAAAAGCTTGAAACGACGTCACGTAGCATTGTTCCGTGCAAATCGATTAACGCTTACATAGAGGTACAAGCCGATCGCTTGAGGAGTCAGTCGTTATCATCAGATCATGTATAATTGACCCTCGCAAGCAGGTATAAAAGCCTTCTGACTGACATCAGGTAAAAGGGATTTCTTTTTTCCAAAATACTCCACTTGATACTGACTTAACCTTTGGAAGGATCGAGTCGAAAAATCTTCCTCACGACCTTGATTTGTGTAGGAGTCCAACGATAAAGAAGCAAGTCACTTGTCAAGGGAGAAGACCGACCTCGGGAGATAAGGCCAACACTCAATCCAACCCAACATAGACTCCCATCCGACATCCAACCGCATCGACGATCTTGTGCATCGGGGGTCATACTGCTAACACCTCGATCACGATTTGAGAGTTCGTTAACAACATGTATCTTTAACAGAAATATGACTTCTAATATAAATAAGACTAGGCCACTTTTCTAAACAACATTGTATATTTTTCAAtatgtattttttaaaataatatatataatttaaaaatatttaaaatatatatattttttaaatttttcatcaattttttaaatctattttagactattataataaatttttatctgatttataaatttttaataacatttatagtgttattagtattttattaagaataatataaaaattattgaaaaaactgTAAATGATATCACATTATGTCTCTCTAATTGTTATTATTTATAGatcattacaatatcatatttttaaattttaagttaGTTTGATTGAAATTATgagtttatttaaattatttacagTATTTTCGAGTAGATTTTATTGGATCGTTTATTGTGAtaactaaaataatataatagtctaattttttatttattttgataatattatttttaaattattttaaagtaTCTATTTGGATcatgatatatcaaatgatttttagtgttttttaatttttgtttgacTCATTGTTTTCATGcagaatttataatattttttattatgatgattaaaatattataaaaataaaaaataaatgttaGTTCAGACAAttttaaatcaaaaaaatattataaaataaaataaaaataaaatatcgattgaaaaatacataaaatattatatttttaaggaAAATCGCCCAATAAAATTCAAGGAACAAAATGCACATTTAGAGAAATCATTTTGTCTAATCCTATTTAATTTTAAAGAAAATTCTTTAGTTCTGCCTCATATTCTCCTATAGCAGTATTAATTAAATCATAATGTCTAAGTAGgatatccctttctcttcttagtTAAATAAGATTGCGATCTCAAATACTGTATACTGTCGAATCCACTCTGCAGCCTTGTGATGTAGCTGCACCCCTAATCTTCAGGCTGTATTCATTCCTAGGAAACAAGCATCACATACGCTAAATGTGCTTACATTTCCCTAACCAGTCAAATTCATCATCGCTTGATACAACTCCTTACACAcatccattctctctctctctctctctctctctctctctgtgcaacAGAGACACATCCATCCTGCAGTTTCTGTCTGGTCCCTATGCTACTTGTATTCTCGTCTTTTGCCCAttcccatgcatgcatgcatgcatggtgaaaagaagaagagtGGTTCTCTGGTCATGCTAGTACCAATCCTACAGTTAAAAGCGGCCCTCAGTCAACCCTCTTTTACGTATCGGAAAGGAAAGGCATGAAAAGAAAGCAAAGTCAGGTTTACGTACACTCCCACAGTTTGACTTGCTGCTGCTGCATGGCCTCTCACATAGCACCACCTTTTCCCCTcgttgtagggaaaaggagtcggacAAAAGGAGGACGTCGTGGGAAGAATGAACTGCTAAACTCCCCTGATTTGGTATACACCATCGAAGCTACTGAAATCTACCAAGAACTTACTTGGAAGAACAAAGTTGATTGTCGACCCATTTAGCTG
Proteins encoded:
- the LOC135617957 gene encoding uncharacterized protein LOC135617957 gives rise to the protein MGISEERVVAVIMVGGPTKGTRFRPLSLNVPKPLFPLAGQPMVHHPILACRRIPNLVQIYLIGFYEEREFALYVSAISIELRIPVRYLREDKPHGSAGGLYSFRDYIMEEDPSHIVLLNCDVCSSFPLPDMLEAHKTYGGLGTVLVIKVSAESANQFGELVADPVTNELLHYTEKPETFVSDRINCGVYIFTPDIFPAIQSVFILRKDTANLLRMNSFEALQSATKTLPADYVRLDQDILSPLAGKKKLYTYETLDFWEQIKTPGISLRCSALYLAQYRCISPHLLATGNGSKSPTIIGDVYIHPSAKVHPSAKIGPNVSISANARIGAGVRLISCIILDDVEIKENAVVMHAIVGWKSSIGRWSRVQAEGDHNAKLGITILGEAVAVEDEVVVVNGIVLPNKTLNVSVQEEIIL
- the LOC103992902 gene encoding uncharacterized protein LOC103992902; translation: MDDAWSWLATLPEPSQWPSTPPSLALASADSKSICLAADRTAGSDAEALLTFSITFYGFHTSSPSLTLWLSDPVSPSTPHIPLLLQLLRESVSISPSSFSLSSMKLDQEAVSGALGEDEQARAFLSLALLLRLFWLCATEAPADAGFLFFRALDAPLEQALGCQLALRGVLLALGPDVEESFMRSVGYMLCKWCILRELQGSGSSRLLPPGCCPSYAAERHGLWVLRGFAPVPAMARVGVTGSTGGPKLEAKDSVLRYALAHQQLEAVVQLEYNVCMRDPRFIRVSVRVDNIRLHVVRLRFGRRKDGEDREEAGDDEDDVVGERHFPSRARVWVGPELGSSYATGPSLGRSSGNPEREAEAMRTVKGRFGGGKTAGVKAAARTATRVRARSWRWEQEAEGGAGVFEGVLHDGATGTEVAAWRPVVGAGGGGGGDPRGGMRRRYSGWGRAFSKAGGVVVAGDEVPEAVEWRVGREMEGRVVRWRLAGRVWVSYFANDVKTGYFETRSVEWREAVDLALIAGTNELPVIT